The Corynebacterium qintianiae genome has a window encoding:
- the tpx gene encoding thiol peroxidase — protein sequence MATVTFKNDQTTTSGELPAVGDALPNFELVGGDLNPVAASDFAGKRLVLNIFPSLDTGVCAASVRAFNKLAADFDNTEVLCISRDLPFAQQRFCAAEGIDKVTAASAFRSSFGEDFGLRLEGSPLEGLLARAVIVTDAEHNVVYTELVSEITNEPDYDAAAAALTGNNG from the coding sequence ATGGCTACCGTAACCTTTAAAAATGACCAGACCACGACCTCCGGCGAGCTGCCCGCAGTGGGCGACGCCCTGCCGAACTTCGAGCTCGTCGGCGGCGACCTGAACCCCGTTGCCGCATCCGACTTCGCGGGCAAGCGCCTTGTGCTCAACATCTTCCCCTCACTCGATACCGGCGTGTGCGCGGCATCCGTTCGCGCCTTCAACAAGCTGGCCGCGGACTTCGACAACACCGAGGTGCTGTGCATCTCCCGGGACCTCCCCTTCGCCCAGCAGCGCTTCTGCGCCGCGGAGGGTATTGACAAGGTCACCGCTGCATCGGCGTTTCGCTCCTCCTTCGGCGAGGATTTCGGCCTGCGCCTCGAGGGCTCCCCGCTTGAGGGCCTGCTCGCCCGTGCGGTGATTGTCACCGACGCCGAGCACAACGTCGTCTACACCGAGCTGGTCAGCGAAATCACCAACGAGCCGGACTACGACGCTGCCGCGGCCGCCCTGACCGGAAACAACGGGTAG
- a CDS encoding peptidylprolyl isomerase — MEEAIVSQAPNNEQRGKEALRDLEKELGARDRKEKTKPWAVAAASLAVLAAIGGGIYFLANQEPEPIQAEPLSLTRSTPLPATVSCSYEEQEGQKDNFVGVPPSDNVSTEGTVTVTLETSAGPIGMELDRSVSPCTVNAVEYLATEGYYNDTVCHRLTTGEGLKVLQCGDPTGTGSGGPGFQFPNEYPTDEALETIDTSQIPEGVPAEQAEQYKGMLLQQQQPVKYERGTIAMANAGLDTNGSQFFLNYGDSSLPPAYTYFGRIDDAGLATLDEVAARGTADGQPDGAPKDEVRITSATVS; from the coding sequence ATGGAGGAAGCCATCGTGTCCCAGGCGCCCAATAATGAACAGCGTGGCAAGGAAGCGTTGCGCGACCTTGAAAAGGAGTTGGGGGCTCGCGACCGTAAGGAAAAGACCAAGCCGTGGGCTGTTGCCGCGGCCTCGCTGGCTGTCCTCGCCGCCATCGGCGGAGGCATCTACTTCCTGGCCAACCAGGAACCGGAGCCGATCCAGGCCGAGCCGCTGTCGCTTACTCGCTCTACCCCGCTGCCCGCCACCGTGAGCTGCTCGTACGAGGAGCAGGAGGGACAGAAGGACAACTTCGTCGGCGTGCCCCCGAGCGACAACGTCTCCACTGAGGGCACCGTCACCGTGACCCTGGAGACCTCTGCCGGCCCGATCGGCATGGAGCTGGACCGCTCCGTCTCCCCCTGCACGGTCAACGCCGTCGAGTACCTGGCCACGGAGGGCTACTACAACGACACCGTGTGCCACCGCCTGACCACAGGCGAGGGCCTCAAGGTCCTGCAGTGCGGCGACCCGACGGGCACCGGCTCGGGCGGGCCCGGCTTCCAGTTCCCCAACGAGTACCCCACCGACGAGGCGCTTGAGACGATCGACACCTCCCAGATCCCGGAGGGCGTGCCGGCGGAGCAGGCCGAGCAGTACAAGGGAATGCTCTTGCAGCAGCAGCAACCAGTTAAGTACGAGCGCGGCACCATCGCGATGGCGAACGCAGGCCTGGACACCAACGGCTCGCAGTTCTTCCTCAACTACGGCGATTCCTCGCTTCCGCCGGCCTACACCTACTTCGGCCGCATTGACGACGCCGGCCTGGCCACCCTCGACGAGGTTGCCGCCCGCGGCACCGCCGACGGCCAGCCCGACGGCGCGCCGAAGGACGAGGTCCGCATCACCTCCGCCACGGTGAGCTAG
- a CDS encoding RelA/SpoT family protein, producing MANEKAQKRSGSSVRSVSARLARSLTGGRTRVNPVLDPLMSIHRRYHPKASADVLNRAYDTAERLHEGVTRKSGDPYITHPLAVATICGEIGMDTTTLVAALLHDTVEDTDYSLHDLSEDFGPEVAKLVDGVTKLDKVALGAAAEAETIRKMIVAMAEDPRVLVIKVADRLHNMRTMRFLPPEKQAKKAKETLDVIAPLAHRLGMASVKWELEDLAFAILYPKKYEEIVRLVADRAPSRDRALREISAELQAELKANSITAEVMGRPKHYWSIYQKMVVRGHEFDEIFDLVGIRVLVNNVHDCYAAVGVVHSMYSVMPGRFKDYISNPRFGVYQSLHTTVMTDSGRPLEVQVRTHEMHYNAEFGVAAHWRYKETKGSHKGDQAEVDQMAWMRQLLDWQKEAADPNEFLDALRYDLTSQQIFAFTPKGDVVNLPAGSTPVDFAYAVHTEVGHRCIGAKVNGKLVALESELVSGDRVEIFTSKDQNAGPSRDWQDFVVSPRARSKIRQWFAKERREEHLEAGRDALAAEVQRGGLPMHRLFTAESMRQITQRLHYPDVDALYTAIGAGTVSAQHVARMLTELFGDEEDAVDALAARTPMSELVRSKVAASANGILVEGSPDMLAKLAKCCQPVPGDQIFGFVTRGGGVSVHRRDCTNAAKLNEEPERLVDVSWAGASAPGAASEATLQVEALDRQGLLAEITGVLSEQRLPIVALASQLGNDYVATVRFTVVVSDTKQLGSIMKHVRNIEGVFDIYRVTA from the coding sequence ATGGCGAATGAGAAGGCGCAGAAGCGCTCGGGCTCGAGCGTGCGCAGCGTATCCGCGCGTCTTGCGCGCTCGCTGACGGGAGGGCGCACCCGCGTCAACCCGGTGCTGGACCCGCTCATGTCGATTCACCGCCGCTACCACCCGAAAGCCAGCGCGGACGTGCTCAACCGCGCTTACGACACCGCTGAGCGCCTGCACGAAGGTGTGACCCGCAAGTCGGGTGATCCCTACATCACCCACCCGCTTGCCGTGGCCACGATTTGCGGCGAAATCGGCATGGACACCACAACGCTCGTCGCGGCTTTGTTGCACGACACTGTGGAGGACACCGACTACTCGCTTCACGACCTGTCCGAAGATTTCGGGCCCGAGGTGGCCAAGCTTGTCGACGGTGTGACGAAGCTGGACAAAGTCGCCCTCGGTGCGGCGGCCGAGGCTGAGACTATCCGCAAGATGATCGTTGCTATGGCGGAGGATCCGCGTGTGCTGGTGATCAAGGTCGCTGACCGCCTGCACAACATGCGCACCATGCGCTTTTTGCCGCCGGAGAAGCAGGCGAAGAAGGCGAAAGAAACTCTCGACGTCATCGCCCCGCTGGCGCATCGCCTCGGCATGGCGAGCGTGAAGTGGGAGCTGGAAGACCTCGCCTTCGCCATCTTGTACCCGAAGAAGTACGAGGAAATCGTGCGGTTAGTCGCGGACCGCGCACCCTCCCGCGACAGGGCTCTGCGCGAGATAAGCGCCGAGTTACAGGCGGAGCTGAAAGCTAACAGCATTACCGCCGAGGTGATGGGTCGGCCGAAGCACTACTGGTCGATTTACCAGAAGATGGTCGTTCGCGGCCACGAGTTCGATGAAATCTTCGACCTGGTGGGAATCCGCGTCTTGGTGAACAACGTGCACGACTGCTACGCCGCCGTCGGCGTGGTGCACTCCATGTACTCGGTGATGCCGGGGCGGTTCAAGGACTACATCTCAAACCCCCGCTTCGGCGTGTACCAGTCGCTGCACACCACGGTGATGACGGATAGCGGCCGCCCGCTCGAGGTGCAGGTGCGAACGCACGAGATGCACTACAACGCGGAGTTCGGTGTCGCCGCGCATTGGCGCTACAAGGAGACGAAGGGCTCCCACAAGGGCGACCAGGCCGAGGTCGACCAGATGGCGTGGATGCGCCAGCTGCTCGACTGGCAGAAGGAGGCCGCGGACCCGAACGAGTTCCTCGACGCACTGCGCTACGACCTGACCTCGCAGCAGATCTTCGCGTTCACACCGAAGGGTGACGTGGTCAACCTCCCAGCGGGATCGACTCCCGTCGACTTCGCCTATGCGGTGCACACAGAGGTGGGCCACCGCTGCATCGGTGCGAAAGTCAACGGCAAGCTGGTGGCCCTCGAATCCGAGCTGGTTTCCGGCGACCGCGTGGAGATTTTCACGTCCAAGGACCAGAACGCCGGCCCGTCGAGGGACTGGCAAGACTTCGTGGTTTCGCCCCGGGCGAGGTCCAAGATCCGCCAGTGGTTTGCCAAGGAACGCCGGGAGGAGCACCTCGAGGCAGGCCGGGACGCGCTCGCCGCGGAGGTGCAGCGCGGCGGGTTGCCGATGCACCGGCTCTTCACTGCCGAATCCATGCGTCAGATCACCCAGCGCCTGCATTACCCAGATGTGGACGCGCTGTACACGGCAATCGGCGCAGGAACTGTTTCCGCACAACACGTCGCCCGGATGCTCACCGAGTTGTTCGGCGACGAGGAGGACGCAGTTGACGCCCTTGCCGCGCGCACGCCGATGTCGGAGCTGGTCCGCTCCAAGGTCGCGGCGTCGGCGAATGGAATCCTGGTCGAGGGCAGCCCGGACATGCTGGCGAAGCTGGCCAAATGCTGCCAGCCTGTGCCCGGCGACCAGATCTTCGGCTTCGTCACCCGCGGCGGCGGAGTCTCCGTCCACCGCAGGGACTGCACCAACGCGGCGAAGTTGAACGAAGAGCCAGAGCGGCTTGTCGACGTCTCGTGGGCCGGCGCGTCCGCCCCGGGAGCCGCATCCGAAGCGACCTTGCAGGTTGAGGCCCTGGACCGCCAGGGGCTGCTCGCAGAGATTACAGGTGTCCTGTCCGAGCAGCGTCTACCCATCGTCGCTCTGGCCTCGCAACTGGGCAACGACTACGTCGCCACCGTGCGGTTCACCGTTGTCGTCTCGGACACCAAGCAGCTCGGCTCGATCATGAAGCACGTGCGCAACATCGAGGGCGTGTTCGACATCTACCGCGTGACTGCGTAG
- a CDS encoding adenine phosphoribosyltransferase, with amino-acid sequence MPIDPASSKYSTAREALEIRIRKVQDFPEKGVLFEDLTPVLADGDALAVVIRELAEASRAFGADMIGGLDARGFLIGSAVAYELGIGILAIRKKGKLPPPVITEEYETEYSSAALEVPAEGIDFAGKKVVLIDDVLATGGTLVAATELIERAGGSVVGYAVVLEVDGLGGREKLGDAPLVVLEHER; translated from the coding sequence GTGCCCATCGACCCAGCCAGCAGCAAGTACTCGACAGCGCGCGAGGCGCTGGAGATTAGGATTCGCAAGGTGCAGGATTTCCCCGAAAAGGGAGTTCTGTTCGAGGACTTGACCCCTGTACTCGCGGACGGCGACGCGCTCGCCGTAGTCATCCGGGAACTGGCCGAGGCGAGCCGCGCTTTCGGCGCCGACATGATCGGCGGTCTCGACGCGCGCGGTTTCCTCATCGGCTCGGCCGTCGCCTACGAGCTCGGCATCGGTATCCTCGCCATCCGCAAAAAGGGGAAGTTGCCGCCACCCGTCATCACCGAGGAGTACGAGACGGAGTACAGCTCCGCCGCCCTCGAGGTGCCAGCCGAGGGCATCGACTTCGCGGGCAAGAAGGTCGTGCTTATCGACGACGTCCTCGCGACCGGCGGAACGTTGGTGGCGGCGACGGAACTTATTGAACGCGCCGGTGGTAGCGTCGTTGGATACGCAGTTGTGCTCGAGGTCGACGGCCTTGGCGGGCGGGAGAAGCTTGGCGACGCCCCGCTGGTCGTCCTCGAGCACGAGCGCTAG
- a CDS encoding ABC transporter substrate-binding protein, which produces MVRRLALRAVSIVAAVTIVGTSLAACSGIDAGTTEEQAGNHFGYQVPVELSTTNAGTEVGASEFAQMLSGRLYPGVFVPGPSGQVIPNTDLVRAQALPGAQRIVEYSLSAEASFSDGAPVTCTDYLLAYTAGKNPELFGSHMPLFQDVERLDCTPGAKNFDLVFAEGQGARWRDLFGAGTVLPAHAVAGKLGKDEAALNADLTSGSVDVLRPIAEVWREGFNLAQFDPEMQVSFGPYKIADVGEAGQVTLTANENYYGDAPLTKEIVVWPGSADSAELRNQDNLRIADLDEPDPDWLDVDAEGNALDVTTTVGSLTDSLTFESFGPWSYYERRQALAKCVDPRAVAAASSGASGVEVPATSVHLVSHNDPLARRFDDIVAPRMDVDVEGAKAAAGLELRVGYVHPSKRMAAMVESIRASCEPAGITVVDVTKSTGEGKTLRDLSRIEKGEWGEDAGVEGEIDAMLRPVNPQTEYSAPGSRAQDLDAMRKKEAELWTTLPSIPLAAQPRSFAVDRNLANVIVYTGPTGIGWNMDRWQLRPESADKTAEPTN; this is translated from the coding sequence GTGGTTCGTCGCCTTGCTCTGAGGGCAGTCAGCATCGTCGCCGCCGTCACTATCGTTGGAACGTCACTCGCAGCATGTTCGGGCATCGACGCCGGTACAACCGAAGAGCAGGCGGGCAACCACTTCGGCTACCAGGTGCCGGTCGAGCTGAGCACCACGAACGCGGGAACCGAGGTCGGAGCCTCTGAGTTCGCGCAGATGCTGTCAGGAAGGCTCTACCCCGGGGTGTTCGTCCCGGGGCCCAGCGGCCAGGTGATTCCGAATACGGATCTGGTGCGCGCGCAGGCGCTGCCAGGCGCGCAGCGCATCGTGGAGTACTCCTTGTCCGCGGAGGCCTCGTTCTCCGACGGCGCCCCGGTGACGTGCACCGATTACTTGCTCGCCTACACCGCGGGGAAGAACCCCGAACTGTTCGGCTCGCACATGCCCCTGTTTCAGGACGTGGAGCGACTCGATTGCACGCCGGGCGCCAAGAACTTCGATCTCGTCTTCGCGGAGGGCCAGGGCGCTCGGTGGAGGGATCTCTTCGGCGCCGGCACAGTTCTTCCGGCTCACGCCGTAGCCGGGAAGCTGGGAAAGGACGAGGCGGCGTTGAACGCGGACCTTACCTCCGGCAGCGTCGACGTTCTCCGGCCCATCGCGGAGGTGTGGCGCGAAGGGTTCAACCTCGCTCAGTTCGATCCTGAGATGCAGGTGTCTTTCGGCCCCTACAAGATTGCGGACGTCGGTGAGGCAGGGCAGGTCACGTTGACCGCCAACGAGAACTACTACGGCGACGCCCCGCTGACGAAAGAGATCGTCGTGTGGCCGGGTTCTGCTGACTCGGCGGAGCTGCGAAACCAGGACAACCTTCGTATCGCGGACTTGGATGAGCCAGATCCTGACTGGCTCGATGTGGACGCCGAGGGCAACGCATTGGACGTCACCACCACGGTCGGCTCGCTGACAGATTCCCTCACGTTCGAGTCTTTCGGACCGTGGTCGTACTACGAGCGTCGACAAGCTCTGGCAAAATGCGTCGACCCGCGGGCGGTTGCCGCGGCCTCGAGCGGGGCCTCGGGTGTGGAGGTCCCTGCCACTTCCGTACACCTCGTTTCCCACAACGACCCGCTCGCACGGCGTTTTGACGACATCGTGGCGCCCCGCATGGATGTGGACGTCGAGGGCGCGAAGGCGGCCGCTGGTTTGGAACTGCGGGTCGGGTACGTGCACCCGTCGAAACGCATGGCGGCAATGGTGGAGTCGATCCGCGCCTCGTGCGAGCCGGCGGGCATTACCGTCGTCGACGTCACTAAATCCACAGGTGAGGGCAAGACCCTGCGCGATCTCAGCAGGATCGAAAAGGGGGAGTGGGGCGAGGATGCGGGCGTCGAAGGCGAGATCGACGCGATGCTGCGGCCGGTCAACCCGCAGACGGAATACAGCGCCCCCGGCTCGCGGGCGCAGGACCTGGATGCGATGCGGAAGAAGGAGGCTGAGCTGTGGACAACGCTGCCGAGCATCCCGCTGGCCGCGCAGCCGAGGTCATTCGCCGTCGACCGCAACCTGGCAAACGTTATCGTGTACACAGGCCCAACCGGCATCGGTTGGAACATGGACCGGTGGCAACTCCGTCCAGAGTCCGCCGACAAGACGGCCGAACCAACTAACTAA